GGTAGTCAAAAGGCAGCTTTCAGGGATTTCAGGCGTGGTGGAAGTCAATACCTGGGGCGGATTTCTAAAGCAATATGAAGTGGCGGTCAGTCCGGAAAGACTGAAAGCCATGAATATCGACCTTCTTCAGGTTTTCAAAGCACTTCAAGAAAACAATGCCATTGCAGGCGGTGGGTATATTGAAAAAACCAATGAATCTTTTTTTATCCGAGCCGAAGGACAGGTCAAAACCCTGGAAGAAATCGGCCTTATTGTAGTGGATAACCGCAATGGTATGCCCATCTATGTAAGAGATCTGGCAAAAGTGGGATTTGGACATGCCAACCGATTCGGGGCCATTACGGCAAACGGTCAAGGTGAAAAAGTCCTTGGCCAGGTCATGATGCTCAAAGATGCTGATTCAAAAGCAACCATAGATCGGGTAAAGGCAAAACTTGAGCAGATTACCCCTACTCTTCCCGAGGGAATAATTGTCAATGGCTTTTTGGATAGAAGTGAACTGATTGGAAAAACAACTTTCACCATAGCCGAGAACTTGATTTTGGGCTGTTTGATCGTTGTTTTTGTTGTTGTTCTGCTTCTGGGAAATTTAAGGTCAGGATTGGTGGTTTCATCCGTCATCCCGCTAAGTTTGCTCTTTGCGCTTTCCATGATGTACATTTTTGGGGTAGATGCCAATTTGATGAGTTTAGGCGCAATTGACTTTGGGATTATCATTGATGGCGCAGTTATCATTGTAGAGTTCATTGCATTTCAGTTGACTGCAAAATATGGTCTGTTGCTTGGTCTTTCAAAATCAGAGGTAAAGATCCAAAAAGACAAAATCGCCATTGAAAGCGCTTCCAAAATGATGCACTCGGCTGTATTTGGTCAGATCATCATCATCATCGTTTTCATCCCTATCCTTTCTCTTTCAGGTGTGGAAGGAAAAATGTTTGGCCCTATGGCCAAAGTATTCAGTTTTGCTCTCATAGGAACAATGATTTTAGGGCTTACTTATGTACCGGTTGTTTCTTCCCTTTTTCTCAAAGCCACTGATCCAAAAAAGAGAACAATCAGCAATAGATTAATTGACTGGATCAACAGCCTTTACCAACCCACCATTAGCTGGGCATTGGAAAGAAAAAAGACCGTTCTCAGCCTTGCTGCAGTCTTATTGATTGTCTCTTTTGGAATATTCTCCAGGATGGGAGCAGAATTCATCCCCACCTTGGATGAAGGCGATTTCGTCATACAACCTGTACTTAAAACCGGTACCACCTTAAGCAATACCATTGAAATTACGACTGAAATTGAAAAAATACTTCTTGAATTCCCTGAAGTGGATCAGGTAGTCAGCCGGATAGGAGCTGCTGAAATCCCTACCGACCCCATGTCCATGGAAGAAAGTGACATCATTGTAACCTTAAAACCACATAAAGATTGGACGACTGCCTCTACAAAGGATGAATTGGCAGATGCATTCAAAGAATCTCTTTCTGTTATAGCGGGATTGGAATTTGAGTTTACACAGCCTATCGAAATGAGATTTAATGAGTTGATCACAGGGGTTAGGGCTGATTTGGCCATCAAAGTATTTGGTGAAGACCTGACTGTTCTTAATCAGAAAGCCCAGGAAATCGAAGCTGCAATCAGAGGCGTAGAGGGTGCTGCTGACATCATAGTAGAAAAAACAGCCGGATTGCCCCAGATGAAAATCCGCTATGATCGGGAGAAGATTGCCAAGTATGGCATCAACATCAGCACCTTGAATGACATTGTTACTATGGGATTTGCAGGTAAATCTGCGGGTACAGTTTTCGAAGGAGAAAAGCAATTTGATTTGGTCACCAGGTTTCCCAACGAATTCAGAAAGGACCTGGATAATATCCGACAAGCCTCCGTAAACCTTCCGAATGGCAGTTTCTTACCTTTAACTGAATTCGCAGAGATTTACCTTGACAAGGGGCCTGCCAAAATTTCAAGGGATGATACCAAAAGAAGAGTTGTCATCGGCGTCAATGTAAGAAACAGGGATTTGCAATCCGTTGTAAAGGATATTCAGGCTATCATTCAATCCGAAATAAAGCTTCCTGAAGGCTATTACGTGGATTATGGCGGTCAATTCGAAAACCTCAATATGGCAAAAGCCAGGTTGATTGTAGCTGTACCGATTGCATTGGCCTTAATCTTCTTGCTATTGTTTTTTGCTCTCTCTTCAATTAAAGAAGCCCTGATGATTTATACAGCCATTCCTTTTTCAGCTGTGGGCGGAATCTTACTGCTTTACTTCCGGGGAATGCCATTCAGTATATCTGCCGGGGTGGGCTTTATTGCCTTGTTCGGAATCGCAGTACTGAATGGAATTGTGCTCATAGAGCATTTCAAAGAACTACAGAAAGAACATTCCGGTGACCTGAAATCCCTGATTCTCAGGGGAACGAAAGAAAGACTTCGGCCTGTATTGCTGACAGCTGCAGCTGCGGCAATGGGATTTTTGCCTATGGCAATATCTACCTCTGCAGGTGCGGAGGTGCAAAGACCTTTAGCTACAGTGGTCGTAGGGGGTTTGATTTCTGCCACTTTACTGACCATGGTAGTACTCCCTATATTGTACACGATGTTTCATTCCAAAAAAGACAGCCATGAATCTCACTCATAAAACCCTATATTTTATTTTCTGGTTGTTCTTGGCTTATCCGATAGAAGTCTTTTCACAAAAAGCAATTCTTGACCTTCCTGCCGCCATTGACTCAGCTTTACAAAATAATTTGGGCCTTCGGTCTGCCTACCAAAAATTGGAAGCTACCAGGGCAATGGTTCCAATGGGTTTCAATTTGGATAAAACCCAGGTCTTTTACCGACATGACCAAAATGACATTGCCGAAAATGGCTTTTCAAATAAAGTATTCGGGATAAGCCAAAGCCTACAGTTCCCCACTGTTTATGGCAAACAGCGAAAGGTACTTGAAGACTTGACCATGGTGGAACAACAGCAGTATCTGCTCACACAAAATCAGATCATCAAGGAAGTCTCCCAGACCTATTACACCATCTTGTATCTTCAAAAACTGGAAGAAAATTACCGCTTTTTGGACAGTCTCTACCAACAGTTTTCCATCGCGGCAGATATAAGGTATGAAGTGGGTGAAACCAACTTTCTGGAAAAATTAACGGCCCGAAGCAAAATGCGGGAACTTGCGGTTCAGCTCGCACAGACCAGCGAAAGCAAAAAACAAGCTTATGTCAGATTGGAGCAATTAATCCAGTCTGGAAGTGAATTTGTAATTCCTGACCAAGTACTTATTCCATTGCCAACTATTAATTGGAATATGGAATCTCATCCGGGCATACAGTTTTTTCAGAAGTCTGTTAATTTGAAAGAAGATAATGTCATACTGGAAAAACAAAGGCTCCTACCTGACCTCTATGGGGAGTTTTTCCGAGGAACCAATACCGGACCCAACGCAAGAATTTATCCCGGAATCCAACTTGGGGTTTCTATCCCGCTTTGGTTTGGTGCGCAAAAAGCGAAAATCAATGCCTCTAAATTTGAATTGGCCCAGACAAACCTGGCTGCCAATAATTATACCTTTCAACTCTCCAACCGGAGAGAGCAATTGGAAATTGAATTAAAAAAATTCCAAGAGGCCATTTCATTTTATACCCAGGAAGGACAGCAGCTTAGTATGCAATTGATTGCACAGGGCAATCAAGCCTACAAAAGTGGTGAAATTGACTTCTTTCAATATGTACTTCTGATTGAAAATTCAAGAAATATTGAAGTCGATTACCTTACCAATCTTCAAGGATATAATATGACCGTGCTGGAAATCAATTACCTGATCAACCCCTAAATCATGAAAAATTATTCCTACCTCTTCCTTAATTTGGCCCTTTCAACTGCCATGTTTTCTGCTTGCCAATCAGGTAAAGAGCAATCCATTGAAATTCTTGCTGAAAGGGATACCAATGAAATCATCCTTACACAAGCGCAGTTTGACAAAGCCGAAATGACCTTGGATCCTTTATCTGAACATATCTTTTCGGATTTTATCCTGACAACAGGGATGGTCAATATTCCTGCTGAGGGCCGCTTTGATGTAAGCTCTTATTTTGGCGGAAATATCATCCGCTTTGACTTGTTGATAGGCCAAAAGGTTCAAAAAGGACAAGTGCTCTTTACCATAGAGAACCCCGAGTTTGTACAAATGCAGCAGGATTATCTGGATGCCATGAGCCAACTTGCTTACCTCAAATCTGACTATGAACGCCAAAAAACCCTTATAGCAGAAAATATTTCTTCTCAAAAAAGTTTTGGAAAGGCGGAATCCGAATACAAAAGCACCTTGGCTATAACCGAAAGTCTCCGAAAGAAACTTCAATTGGTCAATATCTCTACAAGCGATCTTGATCCTGCCAAAATCACCTCCAAAGCAAATATCTATGCGCCCATTTCCGGCTATATTGAATCCATCAAAGTCAATCAAGGAACGTATCTCAATCCTTCGGATATCGCACTGACAATCATCAACAAAGACCACCTGCATATTGAGCTCAATGTTTTTGAGCAGGATGCCATAGCCTTGGAAATAGGTCAGGCGGTCACTTTCTACCTACCGGACAATAAAAGCAGGGAATTCAAGGGTAAAATTTTCCTTATCGGGCAATCGATCAACGAAAAACGTATGCTCAACATTCATGTCCATTTGGATAACGAAAAAGAAGGTAACCTACTGGTACCCGGGATGTTTATCGAAGCTAAAATCGGTGTCAAAAGCAGCAAAAATACCGCTTTACCTATTTCCTCAGTAATCAATTCCAATGATGTGAACTATGTCCTCGTTTTGACCAAAAAAGAAGAGGACCTCTATTATCTTAAAAAAACCAAAGTCGACATAGGATTGCAGGACGAAGAGATGGTAGAAATACTTTCAGAAAAAGATTTTGCCACAGGAACCCTATTCCTTTCTAAGGGCGGGTTTCAGCTTATCAAATAGTCACCATACTAAACCAATACAACTATGAATCCAGCACATCTTCATCTTATTTTCAACCACTTTCCCATTATCATTCCCATCATAGGGTTTCTGGTCATGGTGATTGGCTTTGCTTTCCGTTCAGAATTACTAAAAAGAGCGGCTTTGGGATTATTTATTTTTGGATCTATTCTTACCCTACCCGCATTCGGAACCGGTGAAGATGCAGAAGAGGTAATCGAAAATCTCCCCGGCATTGAAGAAAAATATATCGAAATCCATGAAGAGGCGGCAGAAACATTTGCCTACCTTTCTTATGGTTTGGGAGTTTTATCATTAATAGGTTTTTGGGCCAATTGGAAAGAAAAATCCATGGCCAATTTTCTCTCCCTTTTTGTTTTGTTGTTTGCGGTAGTTGTCCTCTTTTTTGCCAAAGAAGCCGGTACCACTGGCGGGGAAATCAGCCATCCTGAAATCAGGGAAGGTTTTGTTACCCAAGTGGACTGATGGATTATTCCAACTGATTGAGAGATATGTTTGTGATGACACAACCATTGGCGGGGAATGAAAAATGTTTGTGATGACACAAACATTGGTAACGAGTGGATCCCGTAGGGATCAAATTTGGGTAGCCCCGAATGAGGAAGGAAACTCGGGGTATAAAGAGAATTGGCGATTCCGGTTTTTGGCCGAAAAAATGGAAAGAATGAAATTAACTTTCCGCCAAAAACAGGGAAGCGAATTTCCTTTGCGCCCTTTGCGATACCTTCTTTTTCTTTGTGGTAAAAAAAATACCCTGAGGAAATAGATCATAAATGTTTAAATTGAAATTCTCAAAGATTTTTGGATAAAGATGAAATACAAAGGCCTAAGTGATCAGGAAGTAATCGCAAACCGCAAGGCTTTTGGAAGCAATGAAATGGGTGAAAAAAGCAAAAATCCCATTTGGGGGATTTTGCTTGAGATACTTAAAGAGCCTTTGTTTATCATTTTGA
This window of the Aquiflexum balticum DSM 16537 genome carries:
- a CDS encoding efflux RND transporter permease subunit: MLDKIIRWSVGNKIIVFLFVLGLIGFGSYSLSQIPIGAVPDVTNNQVQVITTSRNLSTEDVEKYLTYPIELEMVNLPGVKEIRSVSKFGLSVVTIVFEDNMGTYLPRQLIAEKIKTAEENIPTGFGQPFMGPISTGLGEIFQYIIDVKPGFEDRYTLTDLRTIQDWVVKRQLSGISGVVEVNTWGGFLKQYEVAVSPERLKAMNIDLLQVFKALQENNAIAGGGYIEKTNESFFIRAEGQVKTLEEIGLIVVDNRNGMPIYVRDLAKVGFGHANRFGAITANGQGEKVLGQVMMLKDADSKATIDRVKAKLEQITPTLPEGIIVNGFLDRSELIGKTTFTIAENLILGCLIVVFVVVLLLGNLRSGLVVSSVIPLSLLFALSMMYIFGVDANLMSLGAIDFGIIIDGAVIIVEFIAFQLTAKYGLLLGLSKSEVKIQKDKIAIESASKMMHSAVFGQIIIIIVFIPILSLSGVEGKMFGPMAKVFSFALIGTMILGLTYVPVVSSLFLKATDPKKRTISNRLIDWINSLYQPTISWALERKKTVLSLAAVLLIVSFGIFSRMGAEFIPTLDEGDFVIQPVLKTGTTLSNTIEITTEIEKILLEFPEVDQVVSRIGAAEIPTDPMSMEESDIIVTLKPHKDWTTASTKDELADAFKESLSVIAGLEFEFTQPIEMRFNELITGVRADLAIKVFGEDLTVLNQKAQEIEAAIRGVEGAADIIVEKTAGLPQMKIRYDREKIAKYGINISTLNDIVTMGFAGKSAGTVFEGEKQFDLVTRFPNEFRKDLDNIRQASVNLPNGSFLPLTEFAEIYLDKGPAKISRDDTKRRVVIGVNVRNRDLQSVVKDIQAIIQSEIKLPEGYYVDYGGQFENLNMAKARLIVAVPIALALIFLLLFFALSSIKEALMIYTAIPFSAVGGILLLYFRGMPFSISAGVGFIALFGIAVLNGIVLIEHFKELQKEHSGDLKSLILRGTKERLRPVLLTAAAAAMGFLPMAISTSAGAEVQRPLATVVVGGLISATLLTMVVLPILYTMFHSKKDSHESHS
- a CDS encoding TolC family protein translates to MNLTHKTLYFIFWLFLAYPIEVFSQKAILDLPAAIDSALQNNLGLRSAYQKLEATRAMVPMGFNLDKTQVFYRHDQNDIAENGFSNKVFGISQSLQFPTVYGKQRKVLEDLTMVEQQQYLLTQNQIIKEVSQTYYTILYLQKLEENYRFLDSLYQQFSIAADIRYEVGETNFLEKLTARSKMRELAVQLAQTSESKKQAYVRLEQLIQSGSEFVIPDQVLIPLPTINWNMESHPGIQFFQKSVNLKEDNVILEKQRLLPDLYGEFFRGTNTGPNARIYPGIQLGVSIPLWFGAQKAKINASKFELAQTNLAANNYTFQLSNRREQLEIELKKFQEAISFYTQEGQQLSMQLIAQGNQAYKSGEIDFFQYVLLIENSRNIEVDYLTNLQGYNMTVLEINYLINP
- a CDS encoding efflux RND transporter periplasmic adaptor subunit; its protein translation is MKNYSYLFLNLALSTAMFSACQSGKEQSIEILAERDTNEIILTQAQFDKAEMTLDPLSEHIFSDFILTTGMVNIPAEGRFDVSSYFGGNIIRFDLLIGQKVQKGQVLFTIENPEFVQMQQDYLDAMSQLAYLKSDYERQKTLIAENISSQKSFGKAESEYKSTLAITESLRKKLQLVNISTSDLDPAKITSKANIYAPISGYIESIKVNQGTYLNPSDIALTIINKDHLHIELNVFEQDAIALEIGQAVTFYLPDNKSREFKGKIFLIGQSINEKRMLNIHVHLDNEKEGNLLVPGMFIEAKIGVKSSKNTALPISSVINSNDVNYVLVLTKKEEDLYYLKKTKVDIGLQDEEMVEILSEKDFATGTLFLSKGGFQLIK